In a genomic window of Seriola aureovittata isolate HTS-2021-v1 ecotype China chromosome 11, ASM2101889v1, whole genome shotgun sequence:
- the kalrna gene encoding kalirin isoform X3, with protein sequence MRELSKTERATERRRGEVDMPKWMSFKLFKESSRLSGGCELTVVLQDFTAGCSTEMSVSTGQTVELLERPSERPGWCLVRTTDRSPPQEGLVPSSALCVSHSRSSVEMDCFFGSGKENYPVSGSDGKTESVANLQPQPSLSSLQSSSPGPKRSGNTLRKWLTSPVRRLSHGSSIKKLPNNKQKKTGPGTGREENRKSIDLGQPDIALQDDIIDERVISKDGNLLSKTSSGMQSGGEEEQDEEAHTPLPPPMEIIKDPSAQDDKSSSLLTSLQSSSEVPSAAELVSAIEKLVKTKMTLEPGAYPGFSSLSPPEQTTPVQPRNPELEQRAKAMRGRMFVLNELIQTEKDYVKDLGIVVEGFMKRIEEKGVPDDMKGKDKIVFGNIHQIFDWHRDFFVGELEKCLEDNEHLPELFIKHERRLHMYVVYCQNKPKSEFIVAEYDTYFDGIQADIQSRLTISDFLIKPIQRITKYQLLLKDFLKYSSKAGMDCEQIEKAVDLMSQVPKLCNDMMNLGRLQGYEGKLTSQGKLLQQETFFVTEQDAGVLSRSKERRVFLFEQIVIFSELLRKGSSTPGYQFKKSIKVSYLGLEDSVDNDPCKFVLSCRGSSERFTLQAANVDIKQIWVRHIQEVLDAQSNFLSALQSPIEYQKEKGGGGSSSSLTRNRSSSGNRPATSSHSRPSSAVGLGDKEADRGRSQMKVSTSNGGSSCFDSRDSDGGCNGVSSTMLVTQDYSALKENEICVSQGETVQILATNQQNMYLVYRPANSQSPAAEGWVPGHVLGPATKSIKDSSSTSSFSVAVADANNIKKSLSWNTLRARKRAEAKDVTLVGVRGHENGLLRKPKETTPPPPLTSPAPRAKGKDVHTSDESDCDDDLDPKTGMELLNPNFIQEVAPEFLVPLSDVACAFGETVVLCCKVCGRPKPSVTLKGPDQNPVTSNSRFTIDIRDTGDILLKICNLMPQDTGIYTCVAVNDHGSASSSASIKVQGIPAAPGRPVAQEASSTAVMVHWPPPASSAHSAVSSYTVEYRQEDSLLWQQVASSREECVQIDTLIPGGHYQFRVRASNRWGVGPPSEPSNMVTLPSSNSGYDGTGIQWKENFDSTFSEICEIGRGRFSVVRKCLNKTTKKEVAVKFVSKKMQKKEQVAHEADILRHVQNHQLVALLDTYESPTSLMLILELLEDGRLLDYLVAHDELMEEKVAFFIRETLEALQHLHTCRVAHLDLKPENIMVDLHSPTPCIKLIDLGDAVQLSAHRRYVHLLLGNPEFAAPELIRGTPVSVATDVWSLGVMAYVMLSGVSPFLDESPEETCVNICRLDFCFPDEYFRDVSQAARDFVSSALQQDQRKRPSATSCLQHPWVGRGGPHGGEYSKKPLDTTRLATFIDRRRQLHDVRPITNIKGLVSSSMGNTL encoded by the exons AAAACTATCCTGTCAGCGGCTCTGACGGGAAGACCGAGTCAGTGGCGAACCTTCAGCCGCAGCCATCTCTCAGCTCGCTGCAGTCCAGCTCTCCTGGTCCCAAACGCTCCGGAAACACTCTGAGAAAATGGCTGACCAGTCCGGTCCGCCGCCTCAGCCACGGCAGCTCCATCAAGAAACTCCCTaataacaaacagaagaagactG gCCCAGGAACcggaagagaggaaaacagaaagagtATTGACCTGGGGCAGCCTGACATCGCCCtgcaggatgacatcatcgatgag AGAGTCATCAGTAAGGACGGGAACCTCCTCTCTAAGACGTCCTCCGGGATGCAGAGCGgcggggaggaggagcaggacgAGGAGGCCCACACTCCTCTGCCCCCGCCAATGGAGATCATCAAGGACCCCTCAGCTCAGGATGACAAG tcttCATCCTTGCTAACGTCTCTGCAGTCGTCCTCTGAGGTGCCCAGCGCCGCAGAGCTGGTTAGCGCCATAGAAAAACTGGTTAAAACCAAGATG acTCTGGAACCAGGAGCGTACCCCGggttctcctctctctctccgccaGAACAAACCACTCCGGTCCAGCCACGAAACCCTGAGCTGGAGCAGAGAGCCAAGGCTATGAGAGGACGGAT GTTCGTTCTGAACGAGCTGATTCAGACAGAGAAGGACTACGTCAAAGACCTGGGAATCGTGGTGGAG GGTTTCATGAAGAGAATCGAGGAGAAGGGCGTCCCCGATGACatgaaaggaaaagacaaaatcGTCTTCGGGAACATCCACCAGATCTTCGACTGGCACAGAGA CTTCTTTGTAGGAGAGCTGGAGAAATGTCTGGAAGACAATGAACACCTTCCTGAGCTCTTCATCAAACAC GAGAGAAGACTTCACATGTATGTGGTTTATTGTCAGAATAAGCCTAAGTCAGAGTTCATCGTAGCAGAATATGACACATATTTTGAT GGAATCCAGGCAGACATCCAGTCCAGGCTGACCATCAGTGACTTCCTCATCAAACCAATCCAGAGAATCACCAAATACCAGCTGCTACTGAAG GACTTCCTGAAGTACAGCTCCAAGGCAGGAATGGACTGTGAACAAATTGAG AAAGCGGTAGATTTGATGTCTCAGGTTCCCAAACTGTGTAATGACATGATGAATCTGGGTCGGCTGCAGGGATACGAG GGTAAACTGACCAGTCAGGGcaaactgctgcagcaggaaacctTCTTTGTGACGGAGCAGGACGCCGGCGTCCTGTCGCGCTCCAAAGAACGACGGGTTTTCCTATTTGAGCAGATCGTCATCTTCAGTGAGCTGCTCAGGAAAGGATCGTCCACGCCCGGATACCAGTTCAAGAAGAGCATCAAG GTGTCCTACTTGGGTCTGGAGGACAGTGTGGATAACGATCCCTGTAAGTTCGTCCTGTCGTGCCGCGGCTCGTCGGAGCGTTTCACCCTGCAGGCCGCCAACGTCGACATCAAGCAGATCTGGGTCCGACACATCCAGGAAGTTCTGGACGCTCAGAGCAACTTCCTGTCCg cTCTCCAGTCTCCTATCGAGTACCAGAAGGAGAAGGGCGGAGGAGGCAGCAGCTCGTCACTGACCAGAAACCgctcatcctctgggaaccggCCCGCCACGTCCTCCCACAGCCGGCCGTCCTCTGCGGTCGGGCTCGGTGACAAGGAGGCGGACAGAGGGAGGAGCCAGATGAAAGTGTCTACCTCCAACGGTGGTTCGTCATGTTTCGACTCCAGG gacAGTGACGGCGGCTGTAACGGCGTCTCCTCCACCATGTTGGTCACTCAGGACTACTCGGCGCTCAAGGAGAACGAGATCTGCGTCAGTCAGGGAGAGACCGTCCAAATCCTGGCCACCAACCAGCAGAACATGTACCTTGTTTACCGGCCAGCCAACAGCCAGTCGCCGGCCGCTGAGGGCTGGGTGCCGGGACACGTTTTGGGCCCAGCCACAAAGTCCATAAAAGACTCTTCCTCTACTTCCTCCTTCTCAGTGGCGGTGGCTGATGCCAACAATATCAA GAAGTCTCTGTCGTGGAACACGCTGCGTGCCAGGAAGCGCGCTGAAGCCAAGGACGTCACCTTGgtgggggtcagaggtcacgagAACGGCCTCCTCCGTAAGCCCAAAGAAACCACACCCCCTCCCCCGCTCACCTCCCCCGCCCCCAGGGCAAAGGGCAAA GACGTTCACACTTCAGATGAGTCAGACTGCGATGATGACCTCGACCCAAAGACAGGCATGGAG CTTCTCAACCCAAACTTCATCCAGGAAG tggCTCCAGAGTTCCTCGTCCCTCTGTCAGACGTGGCGTGTGCGTTCGGAGAGACTGTCGTCCTCTGCTGTAAAGTCTGTGGACGCCCCAAACCCTCCGTCACCCTGAAGGGCCCCGACCAGAACCCAGTGACCAGCAACAGCCGCTTCACCATCGACATCAG gGATACAGGTGACATCTTGTTGAAGATCTGCAATCTGATGCCTCAGGATACGGGGATCTACACCTGTGTTGCCGTTAACGACCACggctctgcctcctcctccgcctccatTAAAGTGCAAG GTATCCCAGCAGCCCCAGGGCGGCCAGTGGCTCAGGAGGCCAGCAGCACGGCGGTGATGGTCCACTGGCCGCCTCCAGCTTCATCCGCTCACAGCGCCGTCAGCAGCTACACTGTGGAGTACAGACAGGAAG ACTCGTTGCTATGGCAACAGGTGGCCAGCAGCAGGGAGGAGTGTGTTCAGATCGACACTCTGATCCCCGGTGGTCACTATCAGTTCAGAGTGCGAGCCTCCAACCGCTGGGGGGTCGGCCCGCCATCAGAGCCCTCCAATATGGTCACACTGCCCAGCAGCA ACTCTGGCTATGACGGAACAGGAATCCAGTGGAAAGAAAACTTTGACTCCACCTTCTCTGAGATCTGTGAGATTGGGAG GGGACGATTTTCAGTGGTGAGGAAGTGTCTCAACAAGACAACAAAGAAAGAG GTTGCAGTGAAGTTTGTGAGTAAGAAGATGCAGAAGAAGGAGCAGGTGGCTCACGAGGCGGACATCCTCCGACATGTGCAGAATCACCAGCTGGTGGCGCTGTTGGACACATACGAGTCTCCCACCTCTCTGATGCTGATCCTGGAGCT GCTGGAGGATGGTCGTCTACTCGACTACCTCGTCGCCCACGATgagctgatggaggagaaggTGGCGTTCTTCATCAGAGAAACTCTCGAGGCCCTGCAGCACCTTCATACCTGCAGAGTAGCACACCTGGATCTGAAG cctgAGAACATCATGGTCGACCTCCACTCTCCCACCCCGTGCATTAAGCTCATTGACCTTGGCGATGCAGTCCAGCTGTCCGCCCACCGTCGTTACGTTCACCTCCTTCTTGGAAACCCAGAGTTTGCTGCACCTGAGCTCATCCGTGGGACGCCGGTCTCCGTTGCGACGGACGTGTGGAGCCTTGGCGTGATGGCCTACGTGATGCTCAGCGGCGTTTCCCCATTTTTGGACGAATCCCCGGAGGAAACTTGTGTCAACATCTGCCGCCTGGACTTCTGCTTCCCGGACGAATATTTCCGCGACGTGAGCCAGGCGGCGAGGGATTTTGTGTCTTCGGCGCTGCAGCAGGATCAGAGGAAGAGGCCAAgtgccacttcctgtctgcagcacCCGTGGGTAGGTCGTGGGGGTCCACATGGCGGGGAGTACTCCAAGAAGCCTCTGGACACGACGCGTTTGGCCACGTTCATTGACCGAAGAAGACAGCTGCACGACGTCAGGCCCATCACCAATATCAAAGGGCTGGTGAGCAGCAGCATGGGAAACACACTGTGA
- the kalrna gene encoding kalirin isoform X4: MKRGRRCCGWILARCCCCCYNGTENYPVSGSDGKTESVANLQPQPSLSSLQSSSPGPKRSGNTLRKWLTSPVRRLSHGSSIKKLPNNKQKKTGPGTGREENRKSIDLGQPDIALQDDIIDERVISKDGNLLSKTSSGMQSGGEEEQDEEAHTPLPPPMEIIKDPSAQDDKSSSLLTSLQSSSEVPSAAELVSAIEKLVKTKMTLEPGAYPGFSSLSPPEQTTPVQPRNPELEQRAKAMRGRMFVLNELIQTEKDYVKDLGIVVEGFMKRIEEKGVPDDMKGKDKIVFGNIHQIFDWHRDFFVGELEKCLEDNEHLPELFIKHERRLHMYVVYCQNKPKSEFIVAEYDTYFDGIQADIQSRLTISDFLIKPIQRITKYQLLLKDFLKYSSKAGMDCEQIEKAVDLMSQVPKLCNDMMNLGRLQGYEGKLTSQGKLLQQETFFVTEQDAGVLSRSKERRVFLFEQIVIFSELLRKGSSTPGYQFKKSIKVSYLGLEDSVDNDPCKFVLSCRGSSERFTLQAANVDIKQIWVRHIQEVLDAQSNFLSALQSPIEYQKEKGGGGSSSSLTRNRSSSGNRPATSSHSRPSSAVGLGDKEADRGRSQMKVSTSNGGSSCFDSRDSDGGCNGVSSTMLVTQDYSALKENEICVSQGETVQILATNQQNMYLVYRPANSQSPAAEGWVPGHVLGPATKSIKDSSSTSSFSVAVADANNIKKSLSWNTLRARKRAEAKDVTLVGVRGHENGLLRKPKETTPPPPLTSPAPRAKGKDVHTSDESDCDDDLDPKTGMELLNPNFIQEVAPEFLVPLSDVACAFGETVVLCCKVCGRPKPSVTLKGPDQNPVTSNSRFTIDIRDTGDILLKICNLMPQDTGIYTCVAVNDHGSASSSASIKVQGIPAAPGRPVAQEASSTAVMVHWPPPASSAHSAVSSYTVEYRQEDSLLWQQVASSREECVQIDTLIPGGHYQFRVRASNRWGVGPPSEPSNMVTLPSSNSGYDGTGIQWKENFDSTFSEICEIGRGRFSVVRKCLNKTTKKEVAVKFVSKKMQKKEQVAHEADILRHVQNHQLVALLDTYESPTSLMLILELLEDGRLLDYLVAHDELMEEKVAFFIRETLEALQHLHTCRVAHLDLKPENIMVDLHSPTPCIKLIDLGDAVQLSAHRRYVHLLLGNPEFAAPELIRGTPVSVATDVWSLGVMAYVMLSGVSPFLDESPEETCVNICRLDFCFPDEYFRDVSQAARDFVSSALQQDQRKRPSATSCLQHPWVGRGGPHGGEYSKKPLDTTRLATFIDRRRQLHDVRPITNIKGLVSSSMGNTL, from the exons aTGAAGCGAGGCCGGCGTTGCTGTGGATGGATCCTCGctcgttgctgctgctgctgctacaatGGCACAG AAAACTATCCTGTCAGCGGCTCTGACGGGAAGACCGAGTCAGTGGCGAACCTTCAGCCGCAGCCATCTCTCAGCTCGCTGCAGTCCAGCTCTCCTGGTCCCAAACGCTCCGGAAACACTCTGAGAAAATGGCTGACCAGTCCGGTCCGCCGCCTCAGCCACGGCAGCTCCATCAAGAAACTCCCTaataacaaacagaagaagactG gCCCAGGAACcggaagagaggaaaacagaaagagtATTGACCTGGGGCAGCCTGACATCGCCCtgcaggatgacatcatcgatgag AGAGTCATCAGTAAGGACGGGAACCTCCTCTCTAAGACGTCCTCCGGGATGCAGAGCGgcggggaggaggagcaggacgAGGAGGCCCACACTCCTCTGCCCCCGCCAATGGAGATCATCAAGGACCCCTCAGCTCAGGATGACAAG tcttCATCCTTGCTAACGTCTCTGCAGTCGTCCTCTGAGGTGCCCAGCGCCGCAGAGCTGGTTAGCGCCATAGAAAAACTGGTTAAAACCAAGATG acTCTGGAACCAGGAGCGTACCCCGggttctcctctctctctccgccaGAACAAACCACTCCGGTCCAGCCACGAAACCCTGAGCTGGAGCAGAGAGCCAAGGCTATGAGAGGACGGAT GTTCGTTCTGAACGAGCTGATTCAGACAGAGAAGGACTACGTCAAAGACCTGGGAATCGTGGTGGAG GGTTTCATGAAGAGAATCGAGGAGAAGGGCGTCCCCGATGACatgaaaggaaaagacaaaatcGTCTTCGGGAACATCCACCAGATCTTCGACTGGCACAGAGA CTTCTTTGTAGGAGAGCTGGAGAAATGTCTGGAAGACAATGAACACCTTCCTGAGCTCTTCATCAAACAC GAGAGAAGACTTCACATGTATGTGGTTTATTGTCAGAATAAGCCTAAGTCAGAGTTCATCGTAGCAGAATATGACACATATTTTGAT GGAATCCAGGCAGACATCCAGTCCAGGCTGACCATCAGTGACTTCCTCATCAAACCAATCCAGAGAATCACCAAATACCAGCTGCTACTGAAG GACTTCCTGAAGTACAGCTCCAAGGCAGGAATGGACTGTGAACAAATTGAG AAAGCGGTAGATTTGATGTCTCAGGTTCCCAAACTGTGTAATGACATGATGAATCTGGGTCGGCTGCAGGGATACGAG GGTAAACTGACCAGTCAGGGcaaactgctgcagcaggaaacctTCTTTGTGACGGAGCAGGACGCCGGCGTCCTGTCGCGCTCCAAAGAACGACGGGTTTTCCTATTTGAGCAGATCGTCATCTTCAGTGAGCTGCTCAGGAAAGGATCGTCCACGCCCGGATACCAGTTCAAGAAGAGCATCAAG GTGTCCTACTTGGGTCTGGAGGACAGTGTGGATAACGATCCCTGTAAGTTCGTCCTGTCGTGCCGCGGCTCGTCGGAGCGTTTCACCCTGCAGGCCGCCAACGTCGACATCAAGCAGATCTGGGTCCGACACATCCAGGAAGTTCTGGACGCTCAGAGCAACTTCCTGTCCg cTCTCCAGTCTCCTATCGAGTACCAGAAGGAGAAGGGCGGAGGAGGCAGCAGCTCGTCACTGACCAGAAACCgctcatcctctgggaaccggCCCGCCACGTCCTCCCACAGCCGGCCGTCCTCTGCGGTCGGGCTCGGTGACAAGGAGGCGGACAGAGGGAGGAGCCAGATGAAAGTGTCTACCTCCAACGGTGGTTCGTCATGTTTCGACTCCAGG gacAGTGACGGCGGCTGTAACGGCGTCTCCTCCACCATGTTGGTCACTCAGGACTACTCGGCGCTCAAGGAGAACGAGATCTGCGTCAGTCAGGGAGAGACCGTCCAAATCCTGGCCACCAACCAGCAGAACATGTACCTTGTTTACCGGCCAGCCAACAGCCAGTCGCCGGCCGCTGAGGGCTGGGTGCCGGGACACGTTTTGGGCCCAGCCACAAAGTCCATAAAAGACTCTTCCTCTACTTCCTCCTTCTCAGTGGCGGTGGCTGATGCCAACAATATCAA GAAGTCTCTGTCGTGGAACACGCTGCGTGCCAGGAAGCGCGCTGAAGCCAAGGACGTCACCTTGgtgggggtcagaggtcacgagAACGGCCTCCTCCGTAAGCCCAAAGAAACCACACCCCCTCCCCCGCTCACCTCCCCCGCCCCCAGGGCAAAGGGCAAA GACGTTCACACTTCAGATGAGTCAGACTGCGATGATGACCTCGACCCAAAGACAGGCATGGAG CTTCTCAACCCAAACTTCATCCAGGAAG tggCTCCAGAGTTCCTCGTCCCTCTGTCAGACGTGGCGTGTGCGTTCGGAGAGACTGTCGTCCTCTGCTGTAAAGTCTGTGGACGCCCCAAACCCTCCGTCACCCTGAAGGGCCCCGACCAGAACCCAGTGACCAGCAACAGCCGCTTCACCATCGACATCAG gGATACAGGTGACATCTTGTTGAAGATCTGCAATCTGATGCCTCAGGATACGGGGATCTACACCTGTGTTGCCGTTAACGACCACggctctgcctcctcctccgcctccatTAAAGTGCAAG GTATCCCAGCAGCCCCAGGGCGGCCAGTGGCTCAGGAGGCCAGCAGCACGGCGGTGATGGTCCACTGGCCGCCTCCAGCTTCATCCGCTCACAGCGCCGTCAGCAGCTACACTGTGGAGTACAGACAGGAAG ACTCGTTGCTATGGCAACAGGTGGCCAGCAGCAGGGAGGAGTGTGTTCAGATCGACACTCTGATCCCCGGTGGTCACTATCAGTTCAGAGTGCGAGCCTCCAACCGCTGGGGGGTCGGCCCGCCATCAGAGCCCTCCAATATGGTCACACTGCCCAGCAGCA ACTCTGGCTATGACGGAACAGGAATCCAGTGGAAAGAAAACTTTGACTCCACCTTCTCTGAGATCTGTGAGATTGGGAG GGGACGATTTTCAGTGGTGAGGAAGTGTCTCAACAAGACAACAAAGAAAGAG GTTGCAGTGAAGTTTGTGAGTAAGAAGATGCAGAAGAAGGAGCAGGTGGCTCACGAGGCGGACATCCTCCGACATGTGCAGAATCACCAGCTGGTGGCGCTGTTGGACACATACGAGTCTCCCACCTCTCTGATGCTGATCCTGGAGCT GCTGGAGGATGGTCGTCTACTCGACTACCTCGTCGCCCACGATgagctgatggaggagaaggTGGCGTTCTTCATCAGAGAAACTCTCGAGGCCCTGCAGCACCTTCATACCTGCAGAGTAGCACACCTGGATCTGAAG cctgAGAACATCATGGTCGACCTCCACTCTCCCACCCCGTGCATTAAGCTCATTGACCTTGGCGATGCAGTCCAGCTGTCCGCCCACCGTCGTTACGTTCACCTCCTTCTTGGAAACCCAGAGTTTGCTGCACCTGAGCTCATCCGTGGGACGCCGGTCTCCGTTGCGACGGACGTGTGGAGCCTTGGCGTGATGGCCTACGTGATGCTCAGCGGCGTTTCCCCATTTTTGGACGAATCCCCGGAGGAAACTTGTGTCAACATCTGCCGCCTGGACTTCTGCTTCCCGGACGAATATTTCCGCGACGTGAGCCAGGCGGCGAGGGATTTTGTGTCTTCGGCGCTGCAGCAGGATCAGAGGAAGAGGCCAAgtgccacttcctgtctgcagcacCCGTGGGTAGGTCGTGGGGGTCCACATGGCGGGGAGTACTCCAAGAAGCCTCTGGACACGACGCGTTTGGCCACGTTCATTGACCGAAGAAGACAGCTGCACGACGTCAGGCCCATCACCAATATCAAAGGGCTGGTGAGCAGCAGCATGGGAAACACACTGTGA